ACGAATTCATCGAGTTCACCCCTGTCAAACATCGCGATGAAATCAAAACCTTGATCACTTCCTCCGAGGGCCAAGTATGGTGATTTTTGAACAATCAAAACCTCACCGACAAGCAAGCGCTCAAGGTCCAGGACCTATACAGAGCCATTACCACGTTCCAAAAGCCTTTATACGCACCACTCCCCCAAGATTACCCACTTGTTCAGAGCTACAAGTCGTTAGACACTATACCCGCCTATCACAAAAAAATTATTCTATTGATACGCATTTTTATCCTTTGGGTTCTTGTACCATGAAATACAATCCTCGCGGTGTTCATAAGGCCGCATCCTTATCAGGATTTACCCAACGCCATCCTTTAACCCCAAGCCCATACAGTCAGGGCACCTTACAAGCCCTATTCGAACTACAGGAGTATCTCAAGGAAATCACTGGTATGACGGGCGTATCCCTCACACCGATGGCGGGCTCACAAGGCGAATTTGCAGGCGTGGCCATGATCAAAGCCTATCACCATTCCAGAGGTGATAGGCTTCGCGACGAAATACTGATTCCTGATG
This DNA window, taken from bacterium, encodes the following:
- the gcvPB gene encoding aminomethyl-transferring glycine dehydrogenase subunit GcvPB, with the protein product MVIFEQSKPHRQASAQGPGPIQSHYHVPKAFIRTTPPRLPTCSELQVVRHYTRLSQKNYSIDTHFYPLGSCTMKYNPRGVHKAASLSGFTQRHPLTPSPYSQGTLQALFELQEYLKEITGMTGVSLTPMAGSQGEFAGVAMIKAYHHSRGDRLRDEILIPDAAHGTNPASAIICGYKVVNLATLPDGDLDLEDLQSKVGPKTAGIMLTNPSTLGLFMRQIKETADIIHQAGGLLYYDGANLNAIIGKVRPGDMGFDVMHLNLHKTFATPHGGGGPGSGPVAVGPRLEPFLPMP